The Luteitalea sp. genome has a window encoding:
- the nagA gene encoding N-acetylglucosamine-6-phosphate deacetylase: MIILAGPDIVLPDRIVRNGSLVIDEGRIVEIREGGIPADPTRRDLRGHLVVPGFIDVHVHGVEGLDALGPLESIGEIAARLVKYGVTAFCPTTIACGPQDLERALSATRAARRRQPEMQGARVLPAHLESNFINPDYRGAQPLEHLCEPPSPTERREDTAGDEILRVIDAYQPEVGIVTLAPELPHALPLLDRLVSRGIHVSLGHSGATLEQGRAGIEAGARQATHLFNRMPPLNHREPGLVGAVLESEDVAAEIVCDGYHVHPIMVRTAIAAKRVPRVMVITDGTAGAGLPVGSRVELGGRRVTVRETACFLDDGTLAGSRLTMDGAFRFVVQILGLSVVDAARLCATNQAEQLGLADVGAIRAGAVADLTVLGADLQVRSTYVGGQLAYAANTVAS, encoded by the coding sequence ATGATCATCCTCGCAGGTCCGGATATCGTCCTACCAGATCGAATCGTTCGGAATGGCAGCCTTGTCATCGACGAAGGGCGCATCGTCGAGATCCGCGAAGGCGGTATACCGGCCGACCCCACCCGCCGTGATCTTCGCGGACATCTCGTGGTGCCTGGTTTCATCGACGTCCACGTACACGGCGTGGAAGGGCTCGACGCTCTCGGGCCGCTCGAATCGATTGGGGAGATTGCGGCGCGTCTCGTGAAGTACGGTGTAACCGCGTTTTGCCCCACCACGATCGCATGCGGCCCGCAGGATCTCGAGCGCGCCTTGAGTGCCACGCGCGCGGCTCGTCGGCGGCAACCCGAGATGCAGGGAGCGCGCGTCTTGCCGGCGCACTTGGAGAGCAACTTCATCAACCCGGACTATCGTGGCGCACAGCCGCTCGAGCACCTCTGCGAGCCGCCGTCGCCGACGGAGCGGCGCGAGGATACCGCCGGTGACGAGATTCTTCGAGTAATAGATGCCTACCAGCCCGAGGTTGGTATCGTGACGCTGGCGCCGGAGCTGCCGCATGCGCTGCCGTTGCTCGACAGGCTCGTCTCCCGCGGCATCCACGTCTCGCTCGGGCACTCCGGTGCGACGCTCGAGCAGGGGCGTGCAGGCATCGAAGCGGGCGCGCGGCAGGCCACGCACCTCTTCAACCGAATGCCGCCGCTCAATCACCGGGAGCCGGGCCTCGTTGGTGCCGTGTTGGAATCCGAGGATGTTGCGGCTGAGATCGTGTGTGATGGCTATCACGTGCATCCGATCATGGTGCGGACAGCCATTGCCGCCAAGCGTGTGCCGCGCGTGATGGTCATCACCGATGGCACCGCCGGAGCGGGGCTCCCGGTCGGCTCGCGCGTCGAGCTCGGTGGCCGGCGCGTGACCGTCCGTGAAACGGCCTGCTTCCTGGACGATGGGACACTCGCCGGGAGCCGGCTGACCATGGATGGAGCGTTTCGCTTCGTGGTACAGATACTAGGCCTTTCGGTGGTGGACGCGGCCCGGCTGTGCGCCACCAATCAGGCGGAACAGCTCGGACTTGCCGATGTCGGTGCGATCCGCGCCGGTGCGGTTGCCGATCTCACCGTGCTCGGGGCCGACTTGCAGGTTCGCAGCACCTACGTGGGAGGCCAGCTCGCCTACGCTGCTAATACTGTCGCCAGCTGA
- a CDS encoding SDR family oxidoreductase: MSDLSGRTGLVVGVANKRSLAWAIAQAAAQAGAHLVLTFQNARLEENVRELAATLPRAPLLLPCDVASDEQVGALFATIEQELGSLDFLVHGAAFAPREALAEPFVQTSREAFRIALDVSAYSLVTLAAGAAPLMTKRGGGSIVTLTYLGSERVIPNYNVMGVAKAALEASVRYLAADLGAENIRVNAVSAGPVKTLASAGVAGFSSMLQVARDRAPLKRNIVGAEVADTALFLLGHESRAITGEVLFVDAGLHAMGM; this comes from the coding sequence ATGAGTGACTTGTCCGGTCGAACAGGTCTGGTTGTGGGTGTGGCCAACAAACGGTCGCTCGCCTGGGCGATTGCGCAAGCGGCGGCTCAGGCTGGCGCGCATCTCGTGCTGACGTTCCAGAACGCGCGACTCGAGGAGAACGTGCGCGAGCTTGCCGCGACCTTGCCACGGGCGCCGCTGCTGCTGCCGTGCGACGTGGCGAGCGACGAGCAGGTGGGCGCGCTGTTCGCGACCATTGAACAAGAGCTTGGGAGCCTCGATTTCTTGGTCCACGGTGCGGCGTTCGCCCCACGCGAGGCGTTGGCGGAACCGTTCGTCCAGACGTCACGCGAGGCATTCCGAATCGCGCTCGACGTGAGCGCGTACTCCTTGGTCACCTTGGCGGCCGGTGCGGCACCGCTCATGACCAAGCGTGGCGGCGGCAGCATCGTCACACTGACCTATCTCGGTAGCGAGCGGGTGATCCCGAACTACAATGTCATGGGCGTGGCGAAGGCTGCGCTCGAGGCCTCGGTCCGGTACCTGGCGGCAGATCTCGGCGCTGAGAACATTCGTGTGAATGCCGTCTCTGCTGGCCCGGTGAAGACGCTCGCCTCTGCGGGGGTCGCCGGCTTCTCCAGCATGTTGCAGGTGGCCCGCGATCGCGCGCCGCTCAAGCGCAACATCGTGGGCGCAGAGGTGGCCGACACGGCGCTGTTCTTGCTCGGTCACGAGTCGCGCGCTATCACCGGGGAGGTCCTCTTCGTGGACGCCGGATTGCACGCAATGGGCATGTAG
- the argC gene encoding N-acetyl-gamma-glutamyl-phosphate reductase, whose amino-acid sequence MTERSSVSVGIVGATGYAGQELVRLLARHPQTALLAVSASGETNGPRRLPALARIWDGEVTPYGSTSFDGIDAVFLALPEALAAELAPTHLDAGRRVFDLSGAYRLRDAVVRQRFYPSTPDPLPEGTLYALPELARDGLPEARLVSCPGCYPTAALLGIGPLAKGGLLEGDVIVDAKSGISGAGKAPSERTHFSENHGSVAAYGLFTHRHAPEMEQALGLPVTFVPHLVPLDRGLLATIYARVAPGVEGADLTVCYEAAYRDAAFVRLTGDQRLPEIKHVAHTNFCDIGWRLDRATRRLTVVACIDNLLKGAAGQAVQNFNLAYGFSECDGLL is encoded by the coding sequence ATGACAGAGCGCTCTTCGGTCAGTGTCGGCATCGTCGGTGCGACAGGCTACGCCGGTCAGGAGCTGGTGCGTCTCCTGGCAAGGCACCCGCAGACGGCGCTGCTGGCGGTGAGCGCGTCCGGTGAAACGAATGGCCCGCGCCGCCTCCCGGCGCTTGCGCGGATCTGGGACGGTGAGGTGACCCCGTACGGCTCGACCAGCTTCGACGGAATCGATGCCGTCTTTCTCGCCCTGCCAGAAGCCTTGGCTGCTGAGCTCGCGCCGACGCATCTCGACGCCGGTCGTCGCGTCTTCGATCTCTCCGGCGCTTATCGACTTCGGGACGCCGTCGTCCGGCAGCGCTTCTATCCGAGCACACCGGATCCGCTTCCCGAGGGCACGCTGTACGCGCTGCCCGAGCTGGCGCGCGACGGGCTGCCTGAGGCGCGCCTCGTGTCCTGCCCTGGCTGCTATCCGACCGCGGCGCTGCTCGGGATTGGTCCGCTCGCAAAGGGCGGCCTCCTGGAGGGCGACGTCATTGTCGACGCCAAATCGGGCATCTCGGGCGCAGGCAAGGCACCCAGCGAACGCACCCACTTCTCCGAGAATCACGGCAGCGTTGCCGCATACGGGCTCTTCACGCACCGACATGCGCCCGAGATGGAGCAGGCGCTGGGGCTGCCCGTGACGTTCGTGCCGCACCTGGTTCCACTCGACCGCGGCCTGCTCGCGACGATCTACGCGCGCGTCGCGCCCGGCGTCGAGGGTGCGGATCTTACGGTGTGCTACGAGGCGGCATACCGCGACGCTGCCTTCGTGCGTTTGACGGGAGACCAGCGTCTGCCCGAGATCAAGCACGTCGCGCACACGAATTTCTGCGACATCGGCTGGCGGCTGGACCGAGCGACACGACGCCTGACGGTCGTCGCTTGTATCGACAACCTGCTGAAGGGCGCCGCCGGTCAGGCGGTGCAGAACTTCAACCTCGCGTATGGGTTTTCGGAGTGCGACGGCCTGTTGTGA
- a CDS encoding 7-cyano-7-deazaguanine synthase translates to MPIAVLCSGGLDSVVLLAHQAQRGEVQPIYVSVGLAWEAEERRRLNDVMAALTDHGQIRSPRVLDMGMRDVYAPTHWAIQGNPPGYHTPDDHVYIIGRNVTLLTKAAIFCAHASIHELALGPLAGNPFPDATPQFFRALERALSIGLAHDITISTPFRDLHKADVLRLGLALGVPLHLTLSCMKSVGGLHCGRCSKCRERQEAFGHAGLTDPTEYASRSG, encoded by the coding sequence ATGCCTATCGCCGTACTTTGCTCAGGCGGTCTCGATAGTGTCGTATTGCTCGCGCACCAGGCGCAGAGAGGCGAGGTCCAACCGATCTACGTCTCCGTTGGGCTCGCGTGGGAAGCGGAAGAGCGCCGTCGTCTGAACGATGTCATGGCCGCATTGACCGACCATGGTCAAATCCGGTCGCCGCGCGTGCTCGACATGGGCATGCGAGACGTGTATGCGCCCACCCACTGGGCGATTCAAGGCAACCCGCCCGGCTATCACACGCCCGATGATCATGTGTACATTATCGGCCGCAATGTGACGCTGTTGACCAAGGCCGCCATCTTCTGTGCGCACGCATCGATCCACGAGCTCGCGCTTGGACCGCTCGCCGGCAACCCGTTCCCGGATGCGACGCCGCAGTTCTTTCGCGCGCTCGAGCGAGCACTGTCGATCGGTCTCGCCCACGACATCACCATCTCGACACCATTTCGCGATCTTCACAAAGCGGACGTCCTGCGGCTTGGGCTTGCGCTCGGCGTGCCACTCCATCTCACGTTGTCGTGTATGAAGTCGGTGGGTGGGCTTCACTGCGGCCGCTGCAGCAAATGTCGAGAGCGGCAGGAGGCATTCGGACACGCGGGGCTCACCGACCCCACAGAATACGCTTCGAGGTCGGGGTGA
- a CDS encoding arginine repressor produces the protein MTEVSAIGATKAFRQAVILDVVDREVVASQEQLRMRLLRQGIDVTQATLSRDIKDLGLVKRASDGAYKRPGPNLVGRPDAAEATLRRTVLSYLRRLDRVEQLIVLRTDPGQAQPLALAIDHAELPEVVGTIAGDDTILVIARDARQADLCVARMKRWTAGGSVAEVDGATPE, from the coding sequence ATGACCGAAGTCTCGGCCATCGGAGCCACGAAGGCCTTTCGCCAGGCCGTCATCCTGGACGTCGTCGACCGAGAGGTCGTTGCGAGCCAGGAACAGCTCAGGATGCGATTGCTGCGTCAGGGAATTGACGTCACGCAGGCGACGCTCTCACGCGATATAAAGGACCTCGGCCTCGTCAAACGGGCTTCCGACGGCGCGTACAAGCGCCCTGGGCCGAACCTGGTCGGAAGGCCCGACGCGGCGGAGGCGACGTTGCGTCGGACTGTCCTGTCGTACCTGCGTCGGCTCGATCGCGTGGAGCAGCTCATCGTGCTGCGGACGGATCCCGGACAGGCGCAGCCGCTCGCCCTTGCAATCGACCACGCCGAGCTGCCGGAAGTCGTTGGCACGATCGCCGGCGACGATACGATTCTGGTCATTGCCCGCGATGCGCGCCAGGCGGATCTCTGTGTCGCACGCATGAAGCGCTGGACCGCAGGTGGGTCGGTCGCGGAAGTGGATGGAGCAACCCCTGAGTAA
- the argH gene encoding argininosuccinate lyase, protein MPTLWSGRFAGEPDAAVLEWGASFRFDRRLFEDDVRGSLAWAEELARVGVLSVEEHQAIDDALQAMLEDGQRDVSFVSGADEDVHSFVERQLVSRVGERGKRLHTGRSRNEQVALDLRMYVKRRIPVVQDAMRALVASFAERAEDAGMALMPAYTHLRRAQPILEAHYWLAHAAALRRACSRFDVARDEADAMPLGSGAVAGNSYGVDPARLASRLGFSRIVANSLDATADRDFVAAFLHACALAMLHVSRLAEDVILFSSEEFAFFDLDDRICTGSSLMPQKKNPDPMELARGKAGRVIGRLVGWLTTMKGLPSGYNKDLQEDKEALFDAEDTLLGCLLAARAVVSTLRVNRQVTGTAASGLLLATDVADYLVKKGMSFREAHETVGNMVRELVADGRSFDMLGIDDWQRFSGLFGADIGQVVSPQTSIAARTTPQSTAPQAVAAQLADVRAWLANESVPH, encoded by the coding sequence ATGCCTACTCTCTGGTCCGGCCGGTTTGCCGGCGAACCTGACGCTGCAGTTCTCGAATGGGGGGCATCATTCCGCTTCGACCGCCGCCTTTTCGAAGACGATGTGCGAGGCAGCCTCGCGTGGGCCGAGGAGCTGGCTCGCGTCGGTGTGCTGAGCGTCGAGGAGCACCAGGCGATTGACGATGCGCTTCAGGCCATGCTTGAAGATGGCCAGCGCGACGTGTCGTTTGTCAGCGGCGCGGACGAAGACGTGCACTCGTTCGTGGAACGGCAGCTCGTCTCGCGCGTCGGCGAGCGTGGGAAGCGCCTGCACACGGGCCGATCCCGTAATGAACAGGTCGCGCTGGACCTCCGAATGTACGTCAAGCGCAGGATTCCTGTCGTCCAGGACGCGATGCGCGCCTTGGTGGCGAGCTTTGCGGAACGCGCCGAGGACGCTGGTATGGCGCTCATGCCGGCCTACACGCACTTGCGTCGGGCGCAGCCGATACTCGAGGCCCACTATTGGCTCGCGCATGCCGCGGCGCTTCGCCGCGCGTGTTCGCGGTTCGACGTGGCTCGCGACGAGGCAGACGCCATGCCCCTGGGCTCCGGTGCCGTGGCCGGCAACTCCTACGGCGTCGATCCGGCACGGTTGGCCTCCCGCCTCGGCTTCTCACGCATCGTCGCCAACAGCCTGGACGCCACGGCAGACCGTGACTTTGTCGCTGCTTTCCTCCATGCGTGCGCCCTCGCCATGCTGCACGTGAGCCGACTGGCCGAGGATGTGATTCTCTTCAGCTCCGAGGAATTCGCGTTCTTCGATCTGGACGATCGCATTTGCACGGGCAGCAGCCTCATGCCTCAAAAGAAGAATCCTGACCCGATGGAGCTGGCGCGCGGCAAGGCGGGCCGCGTGATTGGTCGGTTGGTCGGGTGGCTCACGACGATGAAGGGCTTGCCGTCCGGGTACAACAAAGACTTGCAAGAGGACAAAGAAGCGCTCTTCGACGCCGAGGACACGCTGTTGGGCTGTCTGCTCGCGGCGCGTGCCGTCGTCTCGACCCTCCGTGTGAACCGCCAGGTCACGGGCACGGCGGCTTCCGGGCTTCTTCTTGCCACCGACGTCGCAGATTATCTCGTCAAGAAAGGGATGTCGTTTCGGGAGGCGCACGAGACGGTCGGCAACATGGTGCGCGAGTTGGTGGCCGATGGCCGCAGCTTCGACATGCTCGGCATCGACGACTGGCAACGCTTCAGTGGGTTGTTCGGCGCCGACATTGGCCAGGTCGTTTCGCCGCAGACCTCGATTGCGGCGCGCACAACACCGCAATCGACTGCGCCACAGGCGGTCGCAGCTCAGCTAGCCGACGTTCGTGCCTGGCTTGCCAACGAGTCGGTGCCGCATTAG
- a CDS encoding HAD-IA family hydrolase, translating to MPLSEGHYPHIVFDLDGTLVDSQRDLADAANALVSRCGGRPLTLDAVISMVGEGARKLVERVVDAAAISVSTDQALEMFLELYEERLAIHTRPYDGMVPTLERLGANRCISVLTNKPHRATERLLEMLALAPYVRFVVAADHRFPRKPAPDGLRHLLECAGVTAAETLLVGDSWVDLHTARAAGTAVCLARYGFGFANIPADERIGVPTIDRPGDLLRVVTGSGGGG from the coding sequence ATGCCACTTTCAGAAGGTCATTATCCACACATTGTCTTCGATCTGGACGGCACGCTGGTGGATTCGCAGCGAGATCTGGCGGACGCGGCGAACGCGCTCGTCAGCCGTTGCGGTGGCCGGCCACTGACGCTCGACGCCGTTATCAGCATGGTTGGGGAGGGCGCGCGGAAGCTGGTCGAGCGAGTCGTCGACGCCGCGGCAATCTCGGTCTCGACCGACCAAGCGCTCGAGATGTTTCTGGAGCTGTACGAGGAGCGTCTCGCCATACATACTCGCCCTTACGACGGCATGGTGCCCACGCTCGAGCGCCTTGGCGCGAATCGATGCATTTCCGTGCTGACCAACAAGCCGCACCGAGCCACCGAACGCCTTCTCGAGATGCTCGCTTTGGCGCCGTACGTTCGGTTCGTGGTGGCAGCCGATCATCGGTTTCCGCGAAAGCCGGCACCAGACGGCTTGCGACATCTCCTCGAGTGCGCCGGTGTCACGGCCGCCGAGACGTTGCTGGTCGGTGACTCGTGGGTCGATCTACACACGGCGCGGGCGGCGGGAACGGCCGTGTGCCTGGCGCGGTACGGTTTTGGGTTCGCAAACATTCCAGCGGACGAACGCATCGGTGTGCCCACGATCGACCGGCCGGGGGATCTCCTGCGGGTGGTGACAGGGTCAGGGGGTGGCGGGTGA
- a CDS encoding glycosyl hydrolase codes for MRRVLSLSSALIVVCATTILAGQEAGNSKYPAAFFSALEWRSVGPHRGGRSTAVAGSSRTLEYYFGATGGGLWKTTDGGVTWEPVSDEAFKTSSVGAVAVAPSNPDIVYVGMGETQLRGNIIQGDGVYKSTDAGKTWTPVGLEKTMAVARVRVHPTNPEIVYVAALGDPYRATPDRGVYRSTDGGQTWEKVLFRDDKSGAVDLVLDPQNANIVYAALWEVFRTPHSLSSGGSGSGLFKSTDEGATWTELTRNPGLPKGVIGKIGLSVSGADSNRVYAIVEAEDGGVLKSDDGGDTWTLMSDDRKLRQRAFYYTRIYADPKAEDTVYVLNTGFYRSTNGGKTYKTIRVPHGDNHDLWIAPDDPKRMVEANDGGANVSVTGGESWTEQDFPTAQFYNAFVTDDVPYHICGAQQDNSTACVSSAPPGRGPGGSGGGEAALYPVGGCESGYIAQSPKDSDVFFAGCYGGTMTRYDRRTRLSRTVTVWPDNPMGHSSGEITERFQWTYPIVFSPLDANVLYTGSQHLWRSTDEGQSWQRISSDLTRHDPSTMEPSGGPITLDQTGVETYATIFTIAPSKHEPDVIWVGSDDGVVHITRDGAKSWQEITPPDLSEFARISLIEASPHKAGTAYLAANRYQRADRAPYVYKTDDYGQTWTTIVGGLPPDDFARVVREDIERPGLLYLGTEHGIYVSFDDGGSWQGLRLKLPVTPVHGIVSTAQDLVIGTHGRSFYVLDDIEVLRQLRPELATSSFHLFTPREAIRRVDNGVTIDYYLAEDAKEVSVEILDESGQVIRRYSSTTAKQESTDESDTDEEAAEEPSGSETDKTGQAQDEQSGAGATSRSGDSDEGEKEKQKEGEEEEEEEEEEEEERGPGAPPVRVGTKAVVNRLSWDMRHEDARKFEGLIMWAGNVRGPLALPGTYRVRVTADGQTKEASFSTAADPRANMTADDLTAQFELAQRINQRVSEAHDAVVNIRHVRAQIDDRTKQAGDANLTADAKALAQKLTEVEGAIYQYRLKSNQDALNYGIRLNNKLAALQGVVESADGRPTAQSEALFEQLSASLDTELRQLQTLIDRDLTAFNQALERHDLDAIAAVAPADEGSEKRP; via the coding sequence ATGCGTCGAGTCCTGAGCTTGAGCTCGGCTCTGATAGTAGTGTGTGCCACGACCATCCTTGCCGGTCAAGAGGCCGGCAACTCGAAGTATCCGGCGGCGTTCTTCTCGGCACTCGAATGGCGAAGCGTCGGTCCGCATCGGGGTGGGCGCTCGACGGCAGTCGCGGGGAGCTCGCGCACGCTCGAGTATTACTTCGGTGCTACCGGAGGCGGCCTCTGGAAAACCACCGACGGTGGTGTGACCTGGGAACCCGTGTCCGATGAGGCGTTCAAGACCTCGTCGGTGGGCGCTGTCGCCGTCGCTCCCTCCAACCCAGACATCGTCTACGTCGGTATGGGAGAGACACAGTTGCGCGGCAACATCATCCAAGGAGACGGCGTCTATAAGTCGACCGATGCCGGCAAGACCTGGACGCCCGTTGGGCTCGAAAAGACGATGGCGGTGGCGCGCGTCCGGGTGCATCCCACGAACCCAGAGATCGTCTACGTCGCGGCGCTCGGGGACCCGTATCGTGCCACGCCCGATCGAGGCGTCTACCGATCCACGGACGGAGGTCAGACGTGGGAGAAGGTCCTCTTCCGTGATGACAAAAGCGGCGCGGTCGATCTCGTGCTCGATCCACAGAACGCCAACATCGTCTATGCAGCGCTGTGGGAGGTGTTCCGCACACCGCACTCGCTCTCCAGCGGCGGATCTGGCAGTGGTCTGTTCAAGTCGACAGACGAGGGTGCGACCTGGACGGAGCTCACGCGCAACCCTGGATTGCCGAAGGGCGTCATCGGCAAGATCGGCCTGTCGGTGTCCGGCGCCGACAGCAACCGCGTCTACGCAATCGTGGAGGCCGAGGACGGCGGTGTGCTCAAGTCGGACGACGGCGGAGATACGTGGACGCTGATGAGTGACGATCGGAAGCTTCGGCAGCGCGCGTTCTACTACACGCGCATCTACGCCGATCCCAAGGCCGAGGACACGGTCTACGTGCTCAACACTGGCTTCTACCGTTCGACCAACGGGGGCAAGACCTACAAGACGATTCGCGTTCCGCACGGCGACAACCACGACCTGTGGATTGCCCCGGATGATCCAAAGCGCATGGTCGAGGCCAACGACGGCGGGGCGAACGTCTCCGTCACCGGCGGTGAGAGTTGGACGGAACAGGATTTCCCGACGGCACAGTTCTATAACGCGTTCGTCACGGACGACGTCCCGTACCACATCTGCGGCGCACAGCAGGACAACTCGACGGCGTGCGTGTCGAGCGCGCCACCGGGCCGCGGCCCAGGCGGCAGTGGGGGCGGCGAGGCTGCGCTCTATCCGGTCGGTGGCTGCGAGAGCGGGTACATCGCGCAGTCACCGAAGGATTCGGACGTCTTCTTTGCCGGGTGCTACGGCGGCACGATGACGCGCTATGACCGGCGCACCCGCCTATCACGCACCGTCACGGTTTGGCCCGACAATCCGATGGGCCACAGCTCCGGGGAGATTACGGAGCGATTCCAGTGGACGTATCCGATCGTCTTCTCGCCATTGGACGCCAATGTGCTCTATACGGGGTCGCAGCATCTCTGGCGGAGCACGGATGAGGGACAGAGCTGGCAGCGCATCAGCTCGGATCTCACACGCCATGACCCGTCGACGATGGAGCCGTCGGGCGGGCCGATCACGCTCGACCAAACCGGCGTCGAAACGTATGCAACGATCTTCACCATCGCCCCCTCCAAGCACGAGCCAGACGTCATCTGGGTCGGCTCCGACGACGGTGTCGTGCACATCACACGCGACGGCGCCAAGAGCTGGCAGGAGATCACACCGCCCGACCTGTCCGAGTTCGCGCGGATCAGCCTGATTGAGGCATCGCCGCACAAGGCCGGAACCGCGTACCTCGCCGCCAACCGGTATCAACGCGCCGATCGGGCGCCGTACGTCTACAAAACGGACGACTATGGTCAGACCTGGACGACGATTGTCGGTGGCTTACCACCCGATGATTTCGCACGCGTCGTCCGCGAGGACATCGAGCGTCCCGGCTTGCTGTACCTCGGCACTGAGCACGGGATCTACGTGTCGTTCGACGACGGCGGATCGTGGCAGGGGCTGCGTCTGAAGCTGCCCGTGACACCGGTGCACGGCATCGTGTCGACCGCGCAGGATCTCGTGATCGGCACGCATGGCCGGTCGTTCTACGTGCTCGACGACATCGAGGTGTTGCGGCAGCTGCGACCCGAGCTGGCGACGAGCAGCTTTCATCTCTTCACGCCGCGCGAGGCGATTCGCCGAGTCGACAACGGAGTGACCATCGACTACTACCTTGCGGAAGATGCGAAAGAGGTGAGTGTCGAGATCCTCGACGAGAGTGGTCAGGTGATACGCCGATACAGCAGCACGACGGCGAAACAAGAGAGCACCGACGAATCGGATACGGACGAAGAGGCTGCAGAGGAGCCGTCGGGATCGGAGACAGACAAGACCGGACAGGCACAAGACGAACAATCAGGTGCGGGCGCGACCTCCAGGTCGGGCGACTCGGATGAAGGCGAGAAAGAGAAACAGAAAGAGGGCGAGGAGGAAGAGGAAGAAGAGGAAGAGGAAGAAGAAGAGCGTGGGCCCGGAGCACCACCCGTTCGCGTGGGAACGAAGGCGGTCGTCAACCGCCTTTCTTGGGACATGCGGCATGAAGATGCTCGCAAGTTCGAAGGCCTCATTATGTGGGCGGGGAACGTACGCGGTCCGCTCGCGCTGCCGGGCACCTATCGAGTGCGCGTCACGGCAGACGGCCAGACGAAGGAAGCATCGTTCTCGACAGCGGCAGATCCCCGGGCAAACATGACGGCGGACGACCTGACGGCGCAATTCGAGCTGGCTCAGCGGATCAATCAGCGGGTGAGCGAAGCGCACGACGCCGTCGTCAACATCCGCCATGTTAGAGCGCAGATCGACGATCGCACGAAGCAGGCGGGCGACGCGAATCTGACGGCGGACGCGAAGGCGCTCGCGCAGAAGCTGACGGAGGTCGAGGGCGCGATCTACCAGTACCGCTTGAAGAGCAATCAGGATGCGCTCAACTACGGTATTCGGTTGAACAACAAGCTTGCCGCGCTGCAAGGTGTGGTGGAGAGCGCCGACGGGCGGCCAACGGCCCAGAGCGAGGCGCTGTTCGAGCAGCTCAGCGCCAGCCTGGATACCGAGCTTCGGCAGCTACAGACACTCATCGATCGTGATCTGACAGCTTTCAATCAGGCGCTCGAGCGACACGATCTCGACGCTATTGCGGCCGTGGCACCGGCGGACGAGGGCTCGGAGAAACGGCCGTAG
- a CDS encoding BON domain-containing protein, with amino-acid sequence MNLSHRLVLGLFAIAITASLAAGCAQRVSRPADDTTIQVRVTTALLNDPEVKGSAIKVAVTNGVVTLSGPVGSKTEAQKALTVARSISGVKNVESKLAVK; translated from the coding sequence ATGAATCTAAGCCATCGTTTGGTGCTGGGATTGTTCGCGATCGCGATTACCGCATCACTTGCCGCTGGATGCGCGCAGCGCGTGAGCCGGCCGGCCGACGACACCACGATTCAAGTGCGAGTGACGACGGCGCTGCTCAACGATCCCGAGGTGAAAGGGTCCGCCATCAAGGTCGCCGTCACCAATGGTGTCGTGACCCTGTCGGGGCCGGTCGGTTCCAAAACGGAAGCACAGAAGGCGCTCACGGTGGCCCGCTCCATCTCCGGGGTCAAGAACGTGGAGTCGAAGCTGGCCGTGAAGTAG
- a CDS encoding DUF4097 family beta strand repeat protein encodes MGSVRFDFSRLPLVATLAVSWLLVGCVVQVDSEGQVATEQARFEVDGIPEVTLSTFNGRIDVRAWDRPEVAVDVEKRGATSELLDGIQVVSDQDGSRIHVQVQRSPQGTWDFVGAPQSARVTAWVPARCRLVVRSDDGSISVEGVEGPIELRTADGSLTALKVKGDVRAHTGDGRIKIEDVEGRCDLTTGDGNVSVRGRIMDLNVRTGDGSVTVRALPGSSMRTNWNVETGDGAVVLILPASFDAELDAFTGDGRVRIAGLVPELRFDRDAEGRDRSRQSLRTRLGDGGHLLKIRTSDGSIALKSVD; translated from the coding sequence ATGGGATCTGTACGGTTTGACTTCTCCCGCCTGCCGCTCGTGGCGACGCTTGCGGTCTCCTGGCTTCTCGTCGGCTGCGTGGTTCAGGTCGACTCGGAAGGTCAGGTCGCCACTGAGCAGGCGCGCTTCGAGGTCGACGGGATTCCGGAGGTCACGCTCTCCACGTTCAACGGCAGAATCGACGTGCGCGCGTGGGATCGGCCCGAGGTGGCAGTCGATGTCGAAAAGCGGGGCGCCACGTCCGAGCTGCTCGACGGCATCCAGGTCGTGAGCGACCAGGACGGCTCTCGCATTCACGTCCAAGTTCAGCGGTCGCCGCAGGGGACATGGGACTTCGTGGGCGCCCCTCAGAGCGCAAGAGTGACCGCCTGGGTGCCAGCACGGTGCCGCTTGGTGGTGCGCAGCGATGACGGATCGATCAGCGTGGAGGGGGTCGAGGGACCCATCGAGCTGCGCACCGCCGATGGCAGTCTGACCGCCCTGAAGGTCAAGGGAGACGTGCGGGCGCACACCGGGGACGGCCGGATTAAGATCGAGGATGTGGAGGGGCGCTGCGACCTGACCACCGGCGATGGGAACGTGTCCGTGAGGGGGCGGATCATGGATCTGAACGTTCGCACCGGCGACGGCTCCGTGACCGTGCGGGCCTTGCCGGGGAGCAGCATGAGAACCAATTGGAATGTCGAGACCGGCGATGGCGCTGTCGTGTTGATACTTCCTGCGTCGTTCGACGCGGAGCTCGACGCGTTTACCGGCGACGGCCGTGTCCGTATCGCCGGCTTGGTTCCGGAGCTGCGCTTCGACCGGGACGCCGAGGGCCGCGATCGATCTCGTCAATCACTGCGAACGCGTTTGGGTGACGGAGGACATCTGCTGAAGATCCGTACCTCTGACGGCTCGATTGCGCTCAAGTCGGTCGACTGA